The proteins below are encoded in one region of Apostichopus japonicus isolate 1M-3 chromosome 4, ASM3797524v1, whole genome shotgun sequence:
- the LOC139966713 gene encoding uncharacterized protein, giving the protein MAKLISDDEKLIETVRLFPNLYNTSLREYRDTERAVNSWKEIGKICSKDWKECKDKWRKLRDAFVKVKKSMKTKRGDGAKRQTKWPYYEVMSFLGDHVKHRKTETNMGVRSEMLEYKDRSYDTLGSEEDLESTILNHLTPTKEPSSSLSSSTSSSPPNEGQKRKSCSPDESIKAKKAKRVDAVDMAILDRLAHIILRADEDEDSLFGRIIGATLKKFSPREKALCKLKIQEVLFQQEDLIFTATVS; this is encoded by the exons ATGGCAAAACTAATTAGTGACGATGAAAAGCTTATTGAAACAGTGCGCCTGTTTCCAAACCTCTACAATACATCATTGAGAGAGTACCGAGACACAGAGAGGGCAGTCAATTCATGGAAAGAAATTGGGAAAATATGCAGCAAAGATTGGAAAGAATGTAAGGACAAATGGAGGAAACTGCGCGATGCTTTTGTGAAAGTAAAGAAGAGCATGAAGACCAAACGTGGAGACGGGGCCAAAAGGCAAACAAAGTGGCCATACTATGAAGTCATGTCTTTTCTTGGAGACCACGTCAAGCACAGAAAAACGGAAACAAACATGGGCGTCAG ATCTGAAATGCTAGAATATAAAGACCGGAGCTATGATACACTAGGTTCCGAAGAAGATTTAGAAAGCACCATCCTAAACCATTTGACGCCTACCAAAGAGCCATCATCAAGCCTATCATCAAGCACATCTTCATCTCCTCCAAATGAAGGACAAAAGCGAAAGAGTTGTTCTCCAGATGAATCGATCAAAGCCAAGAAAGCTAAGAGAGTCGACGCTGTGGACATGGCCATCCTGGACAGACTCGCCCATATAATATTGAGAgcagatgaagatgaagatagCCTGTTTGGTAGGATAATCGGTGCAACTCTGAAAAAGTTTTCACCGAGAGAGAAAGCCCTGTGTAAACTCAAAATTCAGGAGGTGCTGTTTCAGCAGGAAGACCTCATATTTACTGCCACCGTAAGTTAG